GAGCCGGCGGCCAGTACTACGACCTGTGCGGCTCACCACTCGCCGGAGCGTCCGGGCCGGCCGACGTCGCTGCCTGCGCGTGGCCGCGGCCAGACGGCCACGAGCGGTTCGCCGGAATGCGCGATCAGTGCCTGGCGGCGCGCGAGGCAGGGTTCCCGGTGGTGCTGGGCAGCGTCTGCTCCGGAATGATGGAGATGGGCGAAGCGATGCTCGGCTTCGACCGCTACTTCACCGAGCTTGCGGCGAACCGCCCGCTCATCGAGGCGCTGGCCGACCGGGTCCTCGAGCTCAAGACGCGCTACTGGCGCGCCGCGATGACGCAGGTAGGCGACCTGGTGGACGTGGTGCAGGAGGGCGATGACTACGGCGGCCAGCGCGGGCTGCTCATCTCGCCGGCCCTCTGGCGCGCCGTATTCCGGCCTCGCCTCGCGGCGCTGTTCGCGGCACTGCGCAAGGCCGCGCCGCGTGTGCGCGTGCTGTTCCACTCATGCGGGGCGATCCGGCCCATTCTGCCCGACCTGATCGAGGTCGGCGTGGACGCGATCAACCCGGTGCAGCTCTCCGCGCCCGGCATGGAGCCCTCGGAACTCAAGAAGGACTTCGGCGCAAACCTCACCTTCTGGGGCGGCGGGGTGGACACACAGCGCGTGCTTCCGCGCGCCTCGCCCCGGCAGGTGCGCGAGGCGGCGCTGCGGAGCATTGAGGCATTCGCGCCGGGCGGCGGGTTTGTCTTCGCGGCCGTGCACAACATCCAGCCAGACGTGCCGCCGGCAAATGTCCTTGCGATGTGCTCGGCGATCCGCGAAACCGGTACTGGCGGCTAGCCAGATTCGCCGTCGAGCCCGGATCTGGCACGCCATGTGCAACTGCTCCGACCTGAGGATCCTCGCGACGGATCCCGAAAGGAGCAACGGATGCAGAGAGGACTCGTTGGCCGGTTCAAGGTTCTTGGCGCCGCCCTGGCGCTGGCATCGCTCGCCCTGCCAGCAGCGGCCCAGACGACGCTCGGCGCCTTCACGTTTGACGACGCGCTGTTCGGCAACACGCTCGTGGAGAGCGATGGTGGCGCGTTCTCGGCGGTTAACTGGCTGAACGTCGTGAACGTCGATCCGGGCAACCCGGGCTATCTGACTGGCCTCGGATTCGATACCGGGGTGGCCAACATCGGTGGCACCCCGGACTACACAATCGGATACTCGACGGCGATCCTGAACGCCGCGGGCGATGACCTGGGCATCGTCGCCGCCCGCTACAGTTCGGACACGTTCACGTTGTCCGTGAGCGCCGACGGCGTCACCTTCTCCGGCCCGCTCGCGTTTGGCCCCGGGGTCGGAGTTGCCACTGGCGATACCCGCTCGTACTACTACGGGGGCGGCGGGCCCTACCCTGCCGACCTGTTCGTCTATCCGATCGACCTGTCGGCGTTCGGAATCGCTTCCGGCGGGAGCATCGTTGCCGTCAAGGTGACCGGCGCGCCGCAGGCGGACCTGATCCGCGTGGCCGGCTTCCGCGCGGCTACCCCGGCGGTGCCGGAGCCGGGCGCGGCCGCGATGCTCGTCGGCGCGGGAGCGGTTGGGGGCCTCGGCCTCCTGCGCCGGGGTAGCCGCGCCAGGAGGTAGCGCCACCACGCGCCAGGTGCTGCCCGACCCGCCCCGGCGCCCCGGGGCGGGTCGTTCACTCCACGACACAGGTGGCGCCACGAGCGAGCCATGCGGAGGATGTGGCGATGCTGGCACCGACGCTGTGCGAACAGAGAGCGTTCCAGGTCCTGGGAATCCAGGAGCGAATCGACCCGACGCGGGCCGACTACCGCGCGCTATGGGGCCGATTCGAGCGGCGCGCCAAAGAGGTGCGCGCGCTCGCCACGGAGGAGGCCGGCTACGGGGTCTACTTCGACTGCGATGAGAGCAGTCGCAGCGACTTCGTCGCCGGGATGGCGGCGGCCCGGCGGGAGACGGTTCCGGCCGGGCTGGTGCTCCGCGAGGTGCCCGCGGGCACCTGGGCCGTGTTCGAGTGCACGATGGCCACGATCGGGGCGACGTGGGAGGCCATACTCGGTCAGTGGTTGCCGGCCTCAGGCATGGACGCGGCCGAGGGCAAGCCGGCCTACGAGCGGTTCCCGCCGGGCTGCCACGAGGGCGCGGCGCCGGTCACCATCCACCTGGCTGTCGTGCGGAGGCCCGTGGGCTAGCGCCGCGTCAGCGCGGAGCGCCGACCGGCGCGAACCTCAGGCAGACCGGCGCGCCGACGCGCGCCGAGCGCCCGGTGGATTGGAGGGCGCCGGTCTGGCGGTCGACGCGGAAGCTCACGACGGAGTCGCTCTCCTGGTTAGCCGCCAGCAGCCAGGCGCCGGTCGGGTCGAGCACGAAGTTGCGCGGCGTCCTGCCACCCGTGGGCACATGGGCGGCCGGCGTTAGCCTGCCCGTGCGCGCATCCACGCGAAAGACGGCGATCGAGTCGTGCCCCCGGTTGGAGCCGTACACGAAGCGCCCGGACGGGTGCGCCACGATCTCGGCCGTGGTGCTGACCGGGCGGGCCCCCGGCGGCAGGGTCGGCACCACCTGTTCGCGCGTCAGCACGCCGCGCGCGTCGTCGTACCCGAACACCGTCACCGTGCTGTCCAGCTCGCCAATCACGTAAGCCCATCGCCCCGTCGGATGCCAGGCCAGATGCCGCGGCCCGGCGCCAGGCTCGGTGGCCGCGAAGGGTGGGTCGTTCGCTACGAGCGTTCCGCGCGCGGGATCGAAGCGGTAGACCATCACTCGGTCGAGGCCGAGGTCGGCCACGAAGGCGAACCGCCCGGCGGCGTCCAGGTTGATGGAGTGCGCGTGCGGAGCCTCCTGCCGCTGCGCGTTGACGCTGGAGCCGTGGTGCTGGACGAGGGCCGTGGCCGCTCCGAGCCGCCCGTCGGGTCCAATCGGCAGGATGACGACGCTGCCACCCCCGTAGTTGGCGGCCAGCACATGCCGCCCCTGGCGGTCGACGGCCAGGTGGCACGGATAGGCGCCGCCCGAGGACTGCTGGTTCAGCAGCGTGAGCTTGCCGTCCGAGCGCCCGATCTCGAACGCACTGACCGCTCCCGAGGCCGCCCCGCCGAACTGGCCGAGCTCGTTCACCGCGTACAGGAAGCGGCCGCCAGGATGCGGCGCGAGGAACGAGGGGCTCGCCGCTCCAGCGGCGAGCTCCGGCTCAGAGAGCGCACCCGTCGCGGCGTCGAGGGTCATTCGATAGATGCCCTTGCTTGCGCCATCGGTGTAGGTGCCAACGTAGACCATCGCCTTGCCCTCCGCGGCCATCGCGCCGCGCGCCCTGCCGGCGACCCCGCCCACGAGCGCGGCGGCGACCAGGCCGAGCACGGCTCGGCGCGACGGCACACGTTCGCTTTCCGTCATGGCTCCACGTTCCGCCGAATCCGCGCGCGCGGCCGATCACCCGGTCGGCATCCAGATCGGGAAGGCATACCCATCGCTCAGCGGCTGCCGGGTGTCGTACTCCTCGAGCACCGGCGCGGCCACGTGCGGCGTCCCGGTCTGCTCGAACCACTCCTCCAGCGCGCGGAAGGTCTCACCGATGCGGCCGATGTTGCCGCGGTGCCGGAGCACCGCGTAGCGCCCGGCCGGCACGTGGACGGAGAGCAGGCCGGGCGGCGCCGGGGTGCCGGGCCGCACCTCGACGCCAACGACGTAGGACGAGGGTGGGCTGTCATCGTGGTGGTTCCAGACCCCGTAGAGCGTAGCCGGCCGCACCTGGCCGCGCACCTCACCGAGGCGCGGCGCCAGCGCGATCCAGGCGTACATGATCAGGTATGGGCGCTCGGTGGCGAGCGGCAACTCCATCCCGATGACGTCGAGCGCTTCGCGATGGGCGATCTCAGGCTGCATGTGGCACTCCCAACGGGCGGCGCGTCCCCGGACCGGCCCCTTGCCGGGTCGACGCGCTGTACCGACAGTTCGGCACCCAGGGATGCTGCTCCTCCCACCGCTCAGGCCGCCGCCGCGCCTCCCCCCGCCGGAGGGCGGACGCCCCGGACCATCCAGCCCGGCCGGTCCAGGCCGAACCCGCCGGTCTGGATGCACCGCGGGTCGCGGTATCCGAGGCGCACCAGGCGGCGCACGGCACCGGTGCGGTTGATGTCGGAACCGTGCACCGTGTAGATGCTGAACAGAACCACGTCGCCGGCCTGCGCGGGACACTCGAGAGTGTCGATCAGCCGGTAGCGATCCGTGGGTAGGTGGGGCGAGCACGGCGTGCCGTCCGGCTCGCGCGTGATGTGCTCGAGATGGCCGCGGCGATGGCTGCCGGTCAGGAAGCGCAGGCAGCCGTTCTCGCGCGTGGCGTCATCCACATGCACAACCGCGTCGACGTAGGCCGCGCCCTCGTGCCGGTAGAACGGCGAGTCCTGGTGCATCGGGAACGGCATGCCCGTCTCCGGCGGCTTCGCATGAAGCGTGGAGTGGTGCAGTTCAACCTCGTGCGAACCGAGCAGGCCACCCACGAGGTCAACGAGGTCCGCGTGGGCTGCGGCGCGCAGCCACGCGCCCGAGTGCAGATGGAAGTCGTTGATGTGCGTGAGCTTCGAGCGTCGTTCGAGGTCACCGTCCATGTAGGCCCGCCGCCAGGGCCCCGTCCATCCCTCGTTCGTGGTGGCCCACACGGCGATCACCGCGTCGAGCTCCGCCGAAAGAGCGCGCACCTCGGCAGGCGAGAAGACGCCCGGCACACGCAGGTACCCGGTCTCCTCGTAGAAGGCGGCCTGCTCTCTCGTCAGCATCATCGGTACCCCCCCCTGCGGCCGGCCCGGGTCCCGGCAGGTCTCTCCTCCCATACGCTCCGCGTCGGCGAAGCGATCCCGCTCGTGGGCGGACGCGACATGCCGCGCGCGGGTATTATACGCTGGGCCCGCGGTCGCCGCGTGGTAGCGCGAATCGGCGGGCCAGCACGGGGAGGTGCGAGCATGACCGAAGGCACGATGACGCTGCCGCGATGGGACCTGGAGAGCGTCTTCACGTCCATCGAGTCGGAGGAGTTTGGGACCGAGTTCGAGGCGATCTGCGCCGGGATCGACGAGTTGGTGGCCCTCTTCGATGCCCGGGGAGTGCGACGCCGGGACCAGGAGGATGTGGATGCCGCGTTCGCCTGCGCGTTCGACGAGGTGACCGGCGCGTTCAACGCGCTGCAGGAGCGCCTGTGCACGCTGGACACCTACCTCGGCTGCCTGGTCACCACAAACGCGGCGGACGACGCCGCCCAAGCGCGCAGCTCGGAGCTCGAAGCCCGCTGCGTGGCCCTCGATCAGCTCGGCACGCGCTACGTGGCATGGGTCGGCACCAGCGATGTGGACGCCCTGCTGGGGATCTCGGAGGTGGCTCGCGCTCACTCCTACCCGCTGCATCGCGCCCGCGAGGTCGCGCGGTACCAGATGTCGGAGCCCGAGGAGAACCTCGTGGCCGAGTTGCGTCCGAGCTCCATGTCCGGCTGGGCGCGTCTGCACAGCGACCTGACGGCGCTGCTCTCGGTGAGCGTGCCCTCTCCCGACGGCAGCGTGCGCGAGCTGCCGATGAGCGCCGCGCGGTCCCTGGGCTCCGATCGCGAGCGCGCCGCGCGGAGGCTGGCCTATGAGGCCGAGATCGAGGCGTGGCGGCGCAATGCCCTGCCGCTGGCGGCCGCGATCAACGGCATCAAGGGGATGCAGCGCACGCTGCGCGCCCGGCGCGGCTACGCGGACGACGTGGAGCCAACGCTGCTGCGGAACGGAACCGACGCGGAGACCCTTAAGGCCATGCAGCGGGCGTGCGCCGAGTCGTTTGCCGACTTCCGGCGCTACATGGCCGCCAAGGCGCGGATGCTCGGCGTCGAGCGGCTTGCGTGGTACGACCTCGGAGCACCCGTCGGCGCCGAGGGCAAGAGATGGACCTGGCCGGAGGCCGAGGAGTTCGTACGCCGCAACTTCCGCGCTTACTCGACACGCATGGCCGACTTCGCGGATCGCGCGTTCGGCGAGCGCTGGATCGACGCGGAGCCGCGCATCGGCAAGGTTGGCGGCGCCTACTGCGCCGGCATCCGGCCCGGCGAGTCGCGAATCCTGATGAACTTCGATGGCTCGTTCACGAGCGTAAGCACGTTGGCGCACGAGCTCGGCCACGCCTACCACAACCTGAACCTGGCCGGCCGCGCGCCGATGCAGCGCAGCACACCCAGCACTCTCGCCGAGACGGCCAGCATCTTCTGCGAGACGCTCGCGTTCGAGGCCGCGGCGCGCGAGGCCGATCGGCGGGAGCGCGCCGCGCTGCTGGACACGGTGCTCGCACGCGACCTGCAGGTCGTCGTCGACATCCACTCGCGCTTCCTGTTCGAGAAGGGGGTGTTCGAGCGCCGGGCCGCGCGCGACCTGGCGGTGAGCGAGCTCACCGAGCTGATGCTGACCTCGCAGCGCGCCACCTACGGAGACAGTATCGAGCCGCTGCACCCCTTCATGTGGGCGGTCAAGGGGCACTACTATGGGCCGACGTTCTACAACTACCCCTACACCTTCGGCCTGCTGTTCGGTATAGGGCTCTATGCACGCTACCGCGACGATCCAATCGCCTTCCGCGCACGCTACGATGCGCTGCTCTCCTCCACCGGCCTGGCCGACGCGCACACCCTCGCTGCCGGCATGGGGATCGAGTTGCGCGACATCGCGTTCTGGCGCGCAAGCCTGGACGTGATCCGGGGCGAGATTCGGCAGTTCGAAGAGCTTGCGCGCGGCGCCACGCCCTGAGCCGCCCCGCGCGCCGCCCACGGGGGACAAGCCACTGATTCGCGAGGCCGCGGCGGACAGCCGCCGGAACCTGCTCGTGTTCCACTGCCACGATCTGGGGCAGCACCTTCGGTGCTACGGAGTCGCCACCGTGCGCACGCCGCACCTGGACGCGTTTGCCGCGTCCGGGATCCGGTTTGCGCGCTGCTACTGCGCCGCGCCCTCCTGCAGCCCGTCGCGCGCGGCGCTCTTCACCGGCCGCTATCCGCACACGAACGGCGTCATGGGTCTGGCACACTCGACCTTCGCCTGGGACCTGCACCCCGGCGAGCGTCACCTGGCGGCCTGTCTGCGCGACGCCGGCTACGCCACGTGCGCGGTGGGCGTGGTGCACGAGACGCACCGAAGCCCGCTGGCGCTCGGCTATGAGGAGCACGTTCCGCAGGGCTACGCGGCTCAGGCGACCGACGCGGCGATCGCTCGGCTCCCAGGCCTGAGGGCGAGCGGCCGCCCGTTCTATCTGTACGTTGGCGCCATCGAGCCGCATCGGCTCGGCTACCCGGCCGCGCCCGGCCGCACGCCCGGCGACAGCGGGTTTCCAGGCCCGCACCTGGAGCCTGACGACGTGGACGGCGTGCAGGTGCCCCCGTACCTGATGAACACGCCGGGAACGCGCGCCGAGATGGCCGGCCTGCAGGGTGCGGTGCGGCACG
Above is a genomic segment from Chthonomonadales bacterium containing:
- a CDS encoding GyrI-like domain-containing protein, whose product is MLAPTLCEQRAFQVLGIQERIDPTRADYRALWGRFERRAKEVRALATEEAGYGVYFDCDESSRSDFVAGMAAARRETVPAGLVLREVPAGTWAVFECTMATIGATWEAILGQWLPASGMDAAEGKPAYERFPPGCHEGAAPVTIHLAVVRRPVG
- a CDS encoding lactonase family protein, which translates into the protein MTESERVPSRRAVLGLVAAALVGGVAGRARGAMAAEGKAMVYVGTYTDGASKGIYRMTLDAATGALSEPELAAGAASPSFLAPHPGGRFLYAVNELGQFGGAASGAVSAFEIGRSDGKLTLLNQQSSGGAYPCHLAVDRQGRHVLAANYGGGSVVILPIGPDGRLGAATALVQHHGSSVNAQRQEAPHAHSINLDAAGRFAFVADLGLDRVMVYRFDPARGTLVANDPPFAATEPGAGPRHLAWHPTGRWAYVIGELDSTVTVFGYDDARGVLTREQVVPTLPPGARPVSTTAEIVAHPSGRFVYGSNRGHDSIAVFRVDARTGRLTPAAHVPTGGRTPRNFVLDPTGAWLLAANQESDSVVSFRVDRQTGALQSTGRSARVGAPVCLRFAPVGAPR
- a CDS encoding GyrI-like domain-containing protein, yielding MQPEIAHREALDVIGMELPLATERPYLIMYAWIALAPRLGEVRGQVRPATLYGVWNHHDDSPPSSYVVGVEVRPGTPAPPGLLSVHVPAGRYAVLRHRGNIGRIGETFRALEEWFEQTGTPHVAAPVLEEYDTRQPLSDGYAFPIWMPTG
- a CDS encoding phytanoyl-CoA dioxygenase family protein: MMLTREQAAFYEETGYLRVPGVFSPAEVRALSAELDAVIAVWATTNEGWTGPWRRAYMDGDLERRSKLTHINDFHLHSGAWLRAAAHADLVDLVGGLLGSHEVELHHSTLHAKPPETGMPFPMHQDSPFYRHEGAAYVDAVVHVDDATRENGCLRFLTGSHRRGHLEHITREPDGTPCSPHLPTDRYRLIDTLECPAQAGDVVLFSIYTVHGSDINRTGAVRRLVRLGYRDPRCIQTGGFGLDRPGWMVRGVRPPAGGGAAAA
- a CDS encoding M3 family oligoendopeptidase — protein: MTEGTMTLPRWDLESVFTSIESEEFGTEFEAICAGIDELVALFDARGVRRRDQEDVDAAFACAFDEVTGAFNALQERLCTLDTYLGCLVTTNAADDAAQARSSELEARCVALDQLGTRYVAWVGTSDVDALLGISEVARAHSYPLHRAREVARYQMSEPEENLVAELRPSSMSGWARLHSDLTALLSVSVPSPDGSVRELPMSAARSLGSDRERAARRLAYEAEIEAWRRNALPLAAAINGIKGMQRTLRARRGYADDVEPTLLRNGTDAETLKAMQRACAESFADFRRYMAAKARMLGVERLAWYDLGAPVGAEGKRWTWPEAEEFVRRNFRAYSTRMADFADRAFGERWIDAEPRIGKVGGAYCAGIRPGESRILMNFDGSFTSVSTLAHELGHAYHNLNLAGRAPMQRSTPSTLAETASIFCETLAFEAAAREADRRERAALLDTVLARDLQVVVDIHSRFLFEKGVFERRAARDLAVSELTELMLTSQRATYGDSIEPLHPFMWAVKGHYYGPTFYNYPYTFGLLFGIGLYARYRDDPIAFRARYDALLSSTGLADAHTLAAGMGIELRDIAFWRASLDVIRGEIRQFEELARGATP